One region of Candidatus Melainabacteria bacterium genomic DNA includes:
- a CDS encoding YbhB/YbcL family Raf kinase inhibitor-like protein — translation MEIKSSAFQNMGMIPVQYTCDGEDISPPLSWTGVPDGTKSLAIISCDPDAPSGDWVHWVIYNIPPNTNELQENISNDETLSDGTRQGVNDFRAIGYGGPCPPGGTHRYFFKLYALDTLLNFESSPTKSKLLKAMKEHILAKAQLVGKYKR, via the coding sequence ATGGAAATTAAAAGTTCTGCATTTCAAAATATGGGAATGATTCCAGTACAGTACACCTGTGATGGCGAAGATATTTCTCCACCACTTTCCTGGACTGGTGTTCCAGATGGTACAAAGAGTTTAGCCATTATTTCTTGCGATCCAGATGCACCAAGCGGTGATTGGGTTCATTGGGTAATTTATAATATTCCACCAAATACAAATGAACTGCAAGAAAATATCTCTAATGATGAAACGCTTTCGGATGGAACAAGACAAGGAGTAAATGATTTTCGTGCCATTGGCTATGGCGGGCCATGTCCTCCAGGTGGTACACATAGATACTTTTTTAAGTTATATGCACTTGATACTCTTTTAAATTTTGAAAGCAGTCCTACTAAAAGTAAATTGCTGAAAGCTATGAAAGAACATATCCTAGCTAAAGCACAATTAGTTGGAAAATATAAGAGATAG
- a CDS encoding ribonuclease J gives MIIEKSNNPEKRVRKVVKRGDDTVVVTKGANNDHVSLIPSAKVKIIPLGGMCEIGKNTWVIEYESEIVLIDGGLAFPTDQMPGVEIVLPDISYLVQNKNKIKGLVITHGHEDHIGGIIPMLKQFDIPVIYGPSLAIGLLEEKLREAQLLDKTTLNKGRPRQTFKIGSLAFTYVRNTHSIADSFCLIIHTPVGKIVHSGDFKFDYTPVDGEFFDVYSLAKVAEDGALLLISDSTNVEREGYTPSERSVYTRLEEEFNKAPGRIIVTTFASQVHRIRQIFDICVKAEKRIAIIGRSMILLAAVSKELGHMKIPDGLLINLDDVNKLPDEKVVILTTGSQGEPLSALTRMAFDEHKQIAIQPKDTIIISATPIPGNERAVANVVNALSAKGARVIYGRDAGIHVSGHACREEQKLLLNIVRPKYFLPAHGEYRMLVMHSNLGVECGVDPKNVFIMENGDILELTTNSAKLNGQVPSGIIMVDSTRIGDVDKNVLEQRHKLASEGLLSIMLTIGNGKVLAGPLVEAKGLVLTQEDTTCGKFVADATKTVLSTINEALSNNGKDIESLKEKVRSELIKLIHKELKREPLLQVVILESK, from the coding sequence ATGATAATTGAAAAATCAAACAATCCAGAAAAACGTGTCCGTAAGGTAGTTAAACGTGGTGATGATACTGTTGTTGTAACAAAAGGGGCAAACAATGATCATGTCTCTCTTATACCAAGTGCCAAGGTAAAAATTATTCCTCTTGGTGGAATGTGTGAGATTGGAAAGAATACATGGGTTATTGAATATGAAAGTGAGATTGTACTTATTGATGGAGGGCTTGCATTTCCTACTGATCAAATGCCAGGAGTTGAAATTGTTTTACCTGATATAAGTTATTTAGTTCAAAATAAAAACAAAATAAAAGGCTTAGTCATTACTCATGGGCATGAAGATCACATTGGTGGAATTATACCAATGTTAAAACAGTTTGATATTCCAGTTATATATGGCCCTTCACTTGCAATTGGACTTTTAGAAGAGAAACTTCGAGAAGCACAGCTATTGGATAAAACGACTTTAAATAAAGGTAGACCAAGACAAACTTTTAAAATTGGTTCACTTGCTTTTACTTATGTCAGAAATACTCATTCAATTGCAGATAGTTTTTGTTTAATCATTCATACACCTGTTGGGAAAATAGTTCACTCTGGAGATTTTAAGTTTGATTATACTCCTGTAGATGGTGAGTTTTTTGATGTTTACTCACTTGCTAAAGTAGCTGAAGACGGGGCTTTGCTTTTAATAAGTGATAGTACAAATGTTGAGCGTGAAGGTTATACACCATCTGAACGTTCTGTTTATACAAGGCTTGAAGAAGAATTTAATAAAGCACCTGGCAGGATTATTGTTACTACATTTGCATCTCAAGTTCATAGAATAAGACAAATCTTTGATATTTGCGTAAAGGCAGAAAAAAGAATTGCAATTATTGGTAGATCAATGATTCTTTTAGCTGCAGTTTCAAAAGAACTTGGTCATATGAAAATTCCAGATGGTCTTTTAATTAATCTAGATGATGTAAACAAATTACCTGATGAAAAAGTTGTCATTTTAACTACTGGCTCACAAGGTGAACCTTTATCTGCACTTACAAGAATGGCTTTTGATGAACATAAACAAATTGCAATTCAACCAAAGGATACAATTATCATTTCAGCTACTCCAATTCCTGGGAATGAAAGAGCAGTAGCAAACGTTGTAAATGCACTTAGCGCAAAAGGTGCAAGAGTTATTTATGGAAGAGATGCTGGAATTCATGTCTCAGGACATGCATGTAGAGAAGAACAAAAATTACTTTTAAATATTGTCAGACCAAAATATTTTTTACCAGCTCATGGTGAATATAGAATGCTTGTTATGCACAGTAATTTAGGTGTGGAGTGTGGAGTTGATCCTAAAAATGTTTTCATTATGGAAAATGGAGACATATTAGAACTTACAACAAACTCAGCAAAACTAAATGGTCAGGTTCCATCTGGAATAATTATGGTAGATAGCACAAGAATTGGAGATGTAGATAAGAATGTATTAGAACAAAGGCATAAACTAGCTTCTGAAGGACTTTTAAGTATTATGCTAACTATTGGAAATGGAAAGGTTTTAGCTGGTCCATTGGTAGAAGCAAAAGGATTAGTACTGACTCAAGAAGATACTACTTGTGGGAAATTTGTTGCAGATGCAACGAAAACAGTTCTTAGTACAATTAACGAAGCTTTAAGTAACAATGGAAAAGATATTGAAAGTTTAAAAGAAAAAGTTAGAAGTGAATTAATAAAATTAATTCATAAAGAACTTAAACGAGAACCATTACTACAAGTAGTAATATTGGAATCTAAATAA
- the dapA gene encoding 4-hydroxy-tetrahydrodipicolinate synthase has product MQTPFGQILTAMVTPFCRDEITSSLHIDYESTEKLIGHLIKNGTDAIVVAGTTGESPTLSHEEKRELCKFVQKVVGSKVKIILGTGSNSTHIAVESTREAEKLGVDGVLSVVPYYNKPHQEGLLEHFGQIAKCTNLPIILYNIPGRTGINIEPQTVSELVKRHKNIIGYKDATGSLENTSQVIQLTPKDFLIYSGDDGLTLPMLSIGAVGVISVASHIVGNEIKDMINSYFAGKIESAKEIHNKLFPLFKALFKASNPTCIKAALEILGICKADLRPPLVKLNEKQLNELREVVNKICIKEQVKM; this is encoded by the coding sequence ATGCAAACCCCTTTTGGTCAAATCCTTACTGCAATGGTTACACCCTTTTGCAGAGATGAAATTACCTCATCCCTACACATTGATTATGAATCGACCGAAAAATTAATTGGCCATTTAATTAAAAATGGTACAGATGCAATTGTTGTTGCTGGTACTACTGGTGAAAGTCCAACACTTAGTCATGAAGAGAAAAGAGAGCTTTGTAAATTTGTCCAAAAGGTTGTAGGTAGTAAAGTAAAAATTATTTTAGGTACAGGATCAAATTCAACTCACATAGCAGTTGAATCTACAAGAGAAGCAGAAAAATTAGGTGTAGATGGAGTACTTTCAGTTGTTCCTTATTATAATAAGCCACATCAGGAAGGACTCCTAGAACACTTTGGGCAAATTGCTAAATGTACAAATCTTCCAATTATTTTATATAACATTCCTGGCCGTACAGGAATAAACATAGAACCACAAACAGTTAGTGAACTTGTAAAAAGACACAAAAATATAATTGGATATAAAGATGCAACAGGAAGTTTAGAAAATACAAGCCAGGTAATACAGTTAACCCCAAAGGACTTCCTTATATATAGTGGAGATGATGGCTTGACATTGCCCATGTTATCTATAGGAGCAGTAGGAGTTATAAGTGTAGCAAGTCATATTGTTGGCAATGAGATTAAAGATATGATAAATTCTTACTTTGCGGGTAAAATAGAATCAGCAAAAGAAATTCACAATAAATTATTTCCATTATTTAAAGCATTATTTAAGGCATCAAATCCTACATGTATAAAAGCAGCACTTGAGATTTTAGGAATTTGCAAAGCAGATTTAAGACCACCGCTTGTAAAATTAAACGAAAAACAATTAAATGAACTTAGAGAAGTAGTAAATAAAATATGTATCAAAGAACAAGTGAAAATGTAA
- a CDS encoding aspartate-semialdehyde dehydrogenase, whose translation MTNAKINLAILGATGNVGRNFLEVLEQRDFPFKSLRLLASEKSVDKKIKFKGKEYPVELATKSSFEGIDLVLASSGAVVSKELVPYAVKSGAVVIDNSSAYRMEKDVPLVVVGVNNEDLKKHKGIIANPNCTTAQLMPPLKALHDLAELKRVIVSTYQSVSGAGKAAMDELTEQTKECLCRGVPRYAPTTPANRRFAFNVIPHIDVFGEDGYTKEETKVINESRKILGLPDLRITCTAARVPVYIGHSESVNVELEKLVSRDEIVRAFHGMLDLKVIDDPQNLKYPMAIDIAGTDPVYVGRIREDKSNPNTYNFWIVADNLRLGAALNAVKIAEIVVNEY comes from the coding sequence ATGACAAATGCAAAGATCAATCTTGCAATCCTCGGTGCTACTGGCAATGTTGGCCGTAACTTCCTTGAGGTGCTTGAACAAAGAGATTTTCCTTTTAAGAGTTTGAGATTGCTTGCATCTGAAAAGTCAGTTGATAAAAAAATAAAATTTAAAGGGAAAGAATATCCTGTTGAACTTGCTACTAAGAGTAGCTTTGAAGGTATTGATTTAGTTTTAGCATCTAGTGGTGCAGTGGTTAGTAAAGAGCTGGTGCCATATGCAGTAAAATCTGGAGCAGTTGTAATAGACAATAGTTCAGCATACAGAATGGAAAAAGATGTTCCGCTTGTTGTTGTTGGTGTAAACAATGAAGATCTGAAAAAACACAAAGGAATAATTGCAAATCCAAATTGTACAACTGCACAACTTATGCCTCCTTTAAAAGCTCTTCATGATCTTGCAGAGTTAAAAAGAGTAATTGTTAGCACATATCAAAGTGTCTCTGGTGCTGGTAAAGCTGCAATGGACGAATTAACAGAACAAACAAAAGAATGTCTTTGTAGGGGCGTACCACGGTACGCCCCTACAACACCTGCCAACAGGAGATTTGCCTTTAACGTCATTCCTCACATAGATGTTTTTGGAGAAGATGGTTATACAAAAGAAGAAACAAAAGTTATTAATGAGTCAAGAAAAATATTAGGTTTACCAGATTTAAGAATTACATGCACAGCAGCACGTGTCCCTGTTTATATTGGCCATAGTGAAAGTGTAAATGTAGAGTTAGAAAAACTAGTTTCAAGAGATGAAATTGTAAGAGCGTTCCATGGAATGCTTGATCTTAAAGTTATAGATGATCCACAAAATTTAAAATACCCTATGGCAATTGACATTGCAGGGACAGATCCTGTTTATGTAGGACGCATAAGAGAAGATAAATCAAATCCAAACACATACAACTTTTGGATTGTAGCAGATAATTTAAGACTAGGAGCAGCATTAAACGCAGTTAAAATTGCAGAGATTGTTGTAAATGAATATTGA
- a CDS encoding Mrp/NBP35 family ATP-binding protein, translating to MNIEQVKEALSKVKDPELNRDLVALNMLRDIKLGGDKISFTVVLTTPACPLKNVIEDDCKKVLTKIGFKVENIKINITSEVRKHGIVSKEPLQGINQIIAISSGKGGVGKTTVSVNIAIALCKMDARVGLLDADITGPNVPLMMGDSEPPKVENAKIIPKENHGIKYISMGVLVPAEQPVIWRGPMLDGVIKQFLRDVIWGELDYLIIDLPPGTGDAQLTTCQAVPLAGGVIVTTPQDVALLDSRKSVNMFKQLKVPILGVIENMSYFICPKCNEKTEIFSYGGGEQAAKNLNVPFLGRIPIELEVRIGGDSGRPITGVNPNHPISKVFKEVASQVAASSSVATMNTQQRNKE from the coding sequence ATGAATATTGAGCAAGTAAAAGAAGCTTTATCAAAAGTAAAAGATCCTGAGCTAAATAGAGATCTTGTTGCTCTTAACATGTTGAGAGATATAAAGCTAGGCGGAGATAAAATTTCTTTTACTGTTGTTCTTACTACTCCTGCTTGCCCATTAAAAAATGTTATTGAAGATGATTGTAAGAAAGTTCTTACCAAAATTGGGTTTAAAGTAGAAAATATAAAAATTAATATAACAAGTGAAGTCCGCAAGCATGGGATTGTTAGCAAAGAGCCCTTACAAGGAATAAACCAAATTATTGCAATTAGCTCTGGTAAAGGCGGAGTAGGCAAAACTACTGTTTCAGTTAACATTGCAATTGCACTTTGTAAGATGGATGCAAGAGTTGGTTTACTTGATGCTGACATTACAGGCCCAAATGTACCTTTAATGATGGGGGATTCAGAACCACCAAAAGTAGAAAACGCAAAAATAATTCCAAAAGAAAACCATGGTATTAAATACATTTCAATGGGAGTACTTGTACCTGCTGAGCAGCCTGTAATTTGGAGAGGACCAATGCTTGATGGAGTAATTAAACAATTTTTAAGGGATGTAATTTGGGGAGAACTTGATTATTTAATTATAGATTTACCTCCAGGAACTGGAGATGCCCAGCTTACTACTTGCCAGGCAGTTCCACTTGCAGGAGGAGTAATAGTTACTACACCTCAAGATGTTGCATTACTTGATAGTAGAAAATCTGTAAACATGTTTAAACAATTAAAAGTACCTATTCTTGGTGTAATTGAAAATATGAGTTATTTTATTTGCCCAAAATGTAATGAAAAAACAGAAATATTTAGCTATGGTGGAGGAGAACAAGCTGCAAAAAATCTTAATGTTCCTTTCTTAGGCAGAATACCAATTGAACTTGAAGTTAGAATTGGTGGAGATAGCGGAAGACCAATTACAGGAGTTAATCCAAATCATCCAATCTCAAAAGTTTTTAAAGAAGTAGCCAGTCAAGTTGCAGCAAGCTCATCGGTAGCTACAATGAATACACAGCAGAGAAATAAAGAATAG
- a CDS encoding proline--tRNA ligase — MSKIDNSDQGESLLSELALKAELADYSPIKGCMVIRPYGYAIWEQVQAALDKMIKETGHENAYFPLFIPESFLKKEAEHVKGFAPECAVVTYGGGKELEEKLVIRPTSETIINYMFSKWIQSYRDLPLLINQWANIVRWEMRTRLFLRTTEFLWQEGHTAHATYEDAEAEARKMLDVYKTLSEEYLAVPVIEGIKTESQRFAGAVTTYCIEGLMKDGKALQMGTSHYLGQNFAKAFDTKFQDQNGELQYVHQTSWGVSTRLIGAIIMTHHDEKGLKLPPKIAPIQIIIVPIYKDQSEKDLVFKKCKELEKELKTAFRIKIDERDQYSPGWKFNYWEVKGVPIRINLGPKDITNNAIEIVRRDTNEKFKNVPQQNLIQYLLRLSTEIQENLFRQTLEFQRKNTFIAKDEKEFLEKINKGGFLISFWCEKTQCEEDLKQKTKATIRCIPFKLPVDCMEKEGYCIVCNQKAKLKVIFAKAY, encoded by the coding sequence ATGTCTAAAATAGATAATTCTGATCAAGGTGAAAGTTTACTTTCAGAGTTAGCACTTAAAGCAGAACTAGCAGATTATTCTCCTATAAAAGGCTGCATGGTTATAAGACCATATGGTTATGCAATCTGGGAGCAAGTTCAAGCTGCTCTTGACAAAATGATTAAAGAAACTGGACATGAAAATGCATACTTCCCGCTTTTTATTCCAGAAAGTTTTTTAAAAAAAGAAGCTGAGCATGTAAAAGGCTTTGCTCCTGAATGTGCTGTTGTTACTTATGGAGGAGGTAAAGAACTTGAAGAAAAACTAGTCATAAGACCAACTTCTGAAACAATTATTAATTATATGTTTAGTAAATGGATTCAGTCATATAGAGATCTACCACTACTAATAAATCAATGGGCAAACATAGTACGCTGGGAAATGAGAACAAGACTTTTTTTAAGAACTACTGAATTTCTTTGGCAAGAAGGGCATACTGCACATGCTACTTATGAAGATGCTGAAGCTGAAGCTAGAAAAATGTTAGATGTTTACAAAACTTTAAGTGAAGAATATTTAGCTGTTCCAGTAATTGAAGGAATTAAAACAGAAAGTCAAAGATTTGCAGGTGCTGTGACTACATATTGTATTGAAGGCTTAATGAAAGATGGAAAAGCACTACAAATGGGGACTTCGCATTATTTAGGACAAAATTTTGCAAAAGCATTTGATACAAAATTTCAGGATCAAAATGGAGAGCTTCAATATGTCCACCAAACAAGCTGGGGGGTTTCAACCCGCTTAATTGGTGCGATAATAATGACCCACCATGATGAAAAAGGACTAAAACTTCCTCCTAAAATTGCCCCTATTCAAATAATTATTGTCCCAATTTATAAGGATCAGTCTGAAAAAGATTTGGTTTTTAAGAAATGTAAAGAACTAGAAAAAGAATTAAAAACAGCTTTCAGGATAAAAATTGATGAGAGAGATCAATACAGTCCTGGCTGGAAGTTTAATTACTGGGAAGTCAAAGGAGTTCCAATTCGCATTAATTTAGGCCCAAAGGATATTACAAATAATGCCATTGAAATAGTAAGAAGAGATACAAATGAAAAATTTAAAAATGTACCACAGCAAAATCTAATACAGTATTTATTGAGGTTGTCAACTGAGATTCAAGAGAATCTGTTTAGACAAACATTAGAATTCCAAAGAAAAAACACTTTTATAGCAAAAGATGAAAAAGAATTCCTTGAAAAAATAAATAAAGGAGGGTTTTTAATTTCATTTTGGTGTGAAAAGACACAATGTGAGGAAGACTTAAAACAAAAAACAAAAGCAACTATAAGATGCATTCCATTTAAATTGCCAGTTGACTGTATGGAAAAAGAAGGTTATTGTATCGTATGTAATCAAAAAGCAAAATTAAAGGTGATTTTTGCAAAAGCATATTAA
- a CDS encoding response regulator, translated as MALNPSQESPWKILIVDDEAAIRRIVAFRLQQKGYQIITATNGVEALDLFNQLLPDLVIVDLMLPEMGGFELTEQIRKKSYVPLIILSAATDEPSIIKGLELGADDFVKKPFSPLELEIRIKGLLDRIGRVHPQEEQIQNQNSNAGQIILIEDIKIDVAKRQVFRKGQRVHLTEKEFALLETLVKYSGEPMTHEQLLEEAWGFPVRTQSDVYIVRTHVSRLRSKLEDNPDEPTLIQTVRGIGYKLPKVS; from the coding sequence ATGGCTTTAAATCCTTCTCAAGAATCACCATGGAAAATTTTAATTGTAGATGATGAAGCTGCAATTAGAAGAATAGTTGCTTTCAGGCTTCAACAAAAAGGTTATCAAATCATAACTGCAACAAATGGTGTTGAAGCTTTAGATTTGTTTAATCAATTGTTACCTGATTTAGTAATAGTAGATTTAATGTTGCCTGAAATGGGAGGGTTTGAATTAACTGAACAAATTAGAAAAAAATCATATGTGCCATTAATTATTCTCTCAGCAGCAACTGATGAACCTAGCATTATTAAAGGGCTTGAATTAGGAGCTGATGACTTTGTTAAAAAACCGTTTAGTCCTCTTGAACTTGAAATAAGAATAAAAGGACTTTTAGATCGTATTGGCAGGGTTCACCCACAAGAAGAACAAATTCAAAACCAAAATTCAAACGCAGGACAGATAATTTTAATTGAAGATATAAAAATTGATGTAGCTAAAAGGCAGGTTTTTAGAAAAGGACAAAGAGTTCATTTAACTGAAAAAGAATTTGCTTTGCTTGAAACACTTGTTAAATATTCTGGAGAACCAATGACCCACGAACAATTGTTAGAAGAAGCTTGGGGATTTCCAGTTAGAACCCAGTCTGATGTTTATATTGTAAGAACACATGTCAGTAGACTAAGAAGTAAATTAGAAGATAACCCAGATGAACCAACTTTAATCCAAACCGTCAGAGGAATAGGGTATAAGTTGCCTAAAGTAAGTTAA
- a CDS encoding BMP family protein has protein sequence MYSKKFLNFFFLLLLIISFTSCSIKKNKYQFFKKGPIKVALVLSGPVNDSSWNEQAYSGLKRFQANYMSMIAVVDKVNLDEAQEVFHGLAKRKFNLVIANGYEYELVLKKAARLFPKTFFCVIGGEVGKEPNLCSFNFKDEQYGYLIGVAAGLNTSTNKVGIVVGKKLPSIERTIIGMRKGLKSVNPKADLVVSYINTYNDITKGREAGIAQINTGVDVITHLADISGVGVIKAAEELDISAIGAITDEHDLAPSTVLTSGIEDVSQLAYLVSEYYFEHILEPRIYSFGLRHQVIDLTPSYGNIEPTTEAKINRIKGHLTDLETAYEKQLEERGKKR, from the coding sequence ATGTACTCAAAGAAATTTTTAAATTTCTTTTTTCTTTTATTATTGATCATTTCTTTTACTTCTTGTTCTATAAAGAAAAACAAATACCAGTTCTTTAAGAAGGGCCCTATTAAGGTAGCACTTGTATTATCAGGGCCAGTTAATGACTCATCTTGGAATGAACAAGCCTATAGTGGGTTAAAAAGATTTCAAGCTAATTACATGTCTATGATAGCTGTTGTAGACAAAGTTAACTTAGATGAAGCACAAGAAGTATTTCATGGCTTAGCAAAAAGAAAATTTAATCTTGTAATTGCTAATGGATATGAATATGAACTTGTTTTAAAAAAAGCTGCCCGCCTGTTTCCTAAAACATTTTTTTGTGTCATTGGTGGAGAGGTAGGTAAAGAACCTAATTTGTGCTCATTTAATTTTAAGGATGAACAATATGGATATTTAATCGGAGTTGCAGCAGGGTTAAATACTTCAACGAACAAAGTTGGAATTGTTGTGGGGAAAAAGCTTCCATCAATTGAAAGAACAATAATTGGTATGAGAAAAGGACTAAAATCTGTTAACCCAAAAGCTGACTTAGTTGTTTCTTACATAAACACTTATAACGATATTACAAAAGGCAGAGAAGCAGGCATTGCACAAATTAATACTGGTGTAGATGTTATAACTCATCTTGCAGATATAAGCGGTGTTGGTGTTATTAAAGCTGCAGAAGAACTAGACATATCTGCAATTGGCGCAATAACTGATGAGCATGATTTAGCACCAAGTACAGTTTTAACAAGTGGAATTGAAGATGTTTCACAGCTTGCATATTTAGTTTCCGAATATTACTTTGAACACATACTGGAACCAAGAATTTATAGTTTTGGACTAAGGCACCAAGTAATAGATTTAACACCAAGCTATGGAAACATAGAACCAACTACAGAAGCAAAGATAAACAGAATTAAAGGACATTTAACAGATTTAGAGACTGCATATGAAAAACAATTAGAAGAAAGAGGAAAGAAGAGATGA
- a CDS encoding methionine gamma-lyase family protein — translation MGTIGGIRKLETETSPLIENGEKYLAEYFKSVEDVEEKNSKKVLSALIENKLGEEHFSWVTGYGHDDLGRQKLDQIFARIFSTESAIVRPHFVSGTHAISCCFFGCLRPGDELVSVSGEPYDTLHEVIGIKNKNGSLRDHGVIYKEIPLKNNFDVDTNAIPQYVSKKTKMVFIQRSKGYHYRKSLTISDIKKIISVVKEINKNIICFVDNCFGEFTEELEPTDVGADLICGSLIKNIGGGIVPGGGYIAGRKDLVHLAASRLTAPGIAEAGGSMFDLTRTIFQGLFFAPHVVCQVLKGISLVSYVFQEKGYEVNPSPADLKTDVVVAIKLKEKLLLEKICKFVQSHSPVNSYLTPVPCKLPGYEDEIIMAGGTFIEGSTIELSCDGPLREPYILYWQGGLNYFHTRYVISSLLSSFF, via the coding sequence ATGGGCACTATTGGGGGAATTAGAAAATTAGAAACCGAGACATCACCATTGATTGAAAATGGTGAAAAATATCTTGCAGAATATTTTAAATCTGTTGAAGATGTTGAGGAAAAAAATTCCAAAAAAGTATTAAGTGCGTTAATTGAGAACAAATTAGGTGAGGAGCATTTTAGCTGGGTAACTGGATACGGACATGATGATTTAGGAAGACAAAAGTTAGATCAAATTTTTGCCCGGATATTTAGTACAGAAAGTGCTATTGTAAGACCACATTTTGTTTCAGGAACACATGCTATTTCATGTTGTTTTTTTGGCTGCCTAAGACCTGGTGATGAACTTGTTTCTGTTAGTGGAGAACCATATGATACGTTGCATGAGGTCATTGGCATTAAAAATAAAAATGGTTCCTTGAGAGATCATGGTGTGATCTACAAAGAAATCCCATTAAAAAATAATTTTGATGTTGATACAAATGCAATACCTCAATATGTTTCAAAAAAAACAAAAATGGTTTTTATTCAAAGATCAAAAGGTTACCACTACAGAAAATCACTTACTATTTCTGATATAAAAAAAATAATCTCAGTTGTAAAAGAGATAAATAAAAATATTATTTGTTTTGTTGATAATTGTTTTGGTGAGTTTACTGAAGAACTCGAACCTACTGATGTTGGTGCTGACTTAATTTGTGGTTCACTTATAAAAAATATTGGAGGAGGAATTGTTCCAGGCGGTGGTTATATTGCAGGAAGAAAAGATCTTGTTCATTTAGCAGCATCAAGACTTACTGCACCTGGTATTGCTGAAGCTGGCGGTAGTATGTTTGATTTAACTAGAACAATCTTTCAAGGATTGTTTTTTGCTCCTCATGTTGTATGTCAGGTTTTAAAAGGCATTTCTTTAGTAAGTTATGTTTTTCAGGAAAAAGGATATGAGGTAAATCCATCTCCAGCTGACTTAAAAACTGATGTTGTAGTTGCAATAAAACTAAAAGAGAAATTGCTTCTAGAAAAGATTTGTAAATTTGTTCAGTCTCATAGTCCAGTAAATAGTTACTTGACTCCAGTACCTTGTAAATTACCAGGGTATGAAGATGAGATAATAATGGCTGGTGGTACTTTTATTGAAGGCTCAACAATTGAACTTTCTTGTGATGGACCTTTACGTGAACCTTATATTTTATATTGGCAGGGAGGACTTAATTACTTTCATACAAGATATGTAATCTCATCTCTTCTTTCCTCTTTCTTCTAA